The following proteins come from a genomic window of Oncorhynchus kisutch isolate 150728-3 unplaced genomic scaffold, Okis_V2 Okis06b-Okis10b_hom, whole genome shotgun sequence:
- the LOC109883538 gene encoding transcription factor MafG-like: MTTTNKGNKALKVKKEPGENGTSLTDDELVTMSVRELNAHLRGLTKDEILQLKQRRRTLKNRGYAASCRVKRVTQKEELEKQKTALQLEVDKLATENATMKVELDSLRSKYEALQSFARTVARSPAVALTPGGRGVMGPLVPGKVATATSVITIIKSKTGARS; this comes from the coding sequence GTGAAGAAGGAGCCAGGGGAGAATGGGACCAGCCTCACGGACGACGAACTGGTGACCATGTCTGTCCGGGAGCTCAACGCTCACCTCCGCGGCCTCACCAAGGACGAAATCCTGCAGCTCAAGCAGCGGCGGCGCACCCTGAAGAACCGTGGCTACGCCGCCAGCTGCCGCGTCAAGCGGGTCACCCAGAAGGAGGAGCTAGAGAAGCAGAAGACGGCGCTGCAGCTGGAGGTGGACAAGCTGGCCACAGAGAACGCCACCATGAAGGTGGAGCTGGACTCGCTGCGCTCCAAGTACGAGGCCCTGCAGAGCTTCGCCAGGACTGTGGCGCGCAGCCCGGCCGTAGCCTTAACCCCAGGGGGTCGGGGGGTCATGGGGCCCCTGGTCCCTGGGAAGGTGGCCACGGCCACCAGCGTCATCACCATCATCAAGTCCAAGACGGGAGCCAGGTCGTAG